One window of Mangrovibacterium diazotrophicum genomic DNA carries:
- a CDS encoding hybrid sensor histidine kinase/response regulator transcription factor has product MKPILSLLFLLVCLGTNAQYRQIKKLGIVDGLSNSFIMGITQDKEGFLWFSTESGLNRFDGEQFKVFKKGDENSVSANELNVVCADQYDNKIWIATQREGLNSFDCNTGKFKHYKHDPLDPTSIPTNDVTNIINSRDSNLWITTYHQGFAYFDKESASFTTYNKTTIPDLASNTIWSIAEEKDGTIYLGHESTGFSVFDPKTGALKNFQNKPNDPTSLPGNKVNTIFIDQHSNIWLGTDNGLALFNRQFSNFTVFRHRQGDPGSLISNFIFSITQTHNGQLWIGTENGGISILNTTQYVSRSGNQISFDNITSGYNDNSLSNQTVHCIYQDRFENIWMGTYGGGINIISHQAPFFNQWTYSSNPEVANRLSNKTAYGICTDEDGRIWVGTDGGGIDVFENGFKVKMINESNSKLTDDAVLAAYRDSKGNLWFGTWAGGVSILKQNSTKVEPFPIEGIGDVRCFSEDRYGRIWIGSSNRLYQYDPQTDKVNAFNSTNSPLNGDYLRSICHTSNGQMWIGYFGAGVAVFNENLELLKSFDTNSGLPSNLINHLFYDRSGNVWAGSGDGLILFHPEDPDQFTIFNDKNLISDPHIRAIAEDANNKLWCSTTSGIICYDQNSNKFYNYLPRQYEGIPLGSFISGSVINDNNEWIMFGSENGLCFFDPRRLPSDLTLPPVVMTDFSVYDKKVRLSEQENSIPVKSHINLSYQQNTFKVSFSVLDVVTTDLVEYSYQLQGLEEQWYNARDDHSITFRNVPYGRYKFNIKAKIRNQEGSGELSSWSIYIHPPFWLSWWAKSIYAILFIIAVWYTLRFYKRKMDLENSLIIEKSNHQKDQELHNERLRFFTNIAHELRTPLTLIMGPLEDMISDEDLTQKQSGKLNAIRKSTNRLLNLINQLMEFRKTETQNRQLTVREGMLDRLVTEIGLKYQDLNTNKNLKVSVDIADGDYRMYFDQEAITVVLDNLISNAFKFTDSGIINIALHNFEENGTSYTEISVADSGKGIHADALPKIFDRYFQEKKSAQRSGTGIGLALAKNLITLHQGEIKVESTPGTGTTFHVILQKANNYPDARHEIIDVIPSEEASELDKELLAIAADVEMDPENQTAELASQKNKQIILVIEDNKDINNYIVESLSENYRIISALNGTIGLEKAQQYSPDLIISDVMMPEMDGFELVGKLKEDIRTSHIPVILLTAKDSLADKTTGYELGAESYITKPFTAKLLLSRIKNILETRKKIAEQFKESVDKKSFMNESLNNLDKEFIESIAKIIEDNLDSAALDVNFLAEKMAMSHSTLYRKVKALTEQTVNEYIRTIRIRKAEEFLITGRYSISEIAYMIGMSSGNYFRKCFKDEFGETPSDYLKKIAGRDE; this is encoded by the coding sequence ATGAAACCGATATTATCATTGCTATTCCTGTTGGTCTGCTTGGGTACAAATGCTCAGTACCGTCAAATTAAAAAGCTTGGTATTGTAGACGGCCTGTCCAATAGTTTCATCATGGGGATCACCCAGGACAAAGAAGGCTTTCTTTGGTTTTCGACTGAATCCGGCTTAAACCGATTCGACGGAGAACAATTTAAAGTGTTTAAAAAAGGTGATGAGAATTCCGTTAGTGCCAATGAACTGAACGTAGTTTGTGCCGATCAATACGACAACAAAATATGGATTGCGACTCAGCGGGAAGGCTTAAATTCATTCGACTGCAATACCGGTAAATTCAAGCACTACAAACACGATCCCCTGGATCCAACTAGTATCCCAACGAATGATGTTACCAACATCATCAATTCGCGGGACAGCAACCTGTGGATTACAACTTACCACCAGGGTTTCGCTTATTTCGATAAAGAATCAGCATCATTTACAACTTACAACAAGACAACCATCCCGGATTTAGCCAGCAATACAATCTGGTCAATTGCCGAAGAAAAGGATGGTACCATTTACCTTGGGCACGAAAGCACCGGATTTAGCGTTTTCGATCCCAAAACCGGAGCCCTCAAAAATTTTCAAAACAAACCGAACGATCCCACCAGTTTACCCGGGAATAAAGTCAATACAATTTTTATTGACCAGCATTCAAATATTTGGCTGGGCACCGATAATGGGTTGGCCTTGTTTAACAGACAATTCTCCAACTTCACGGTCTTTAGACACCGACAAGGAGATCCCGGCTCGTTGATTTCAAACTTTATTTTCAGCATCACACAAACCCATAACGGCCAATTGTGGATTGGAACCGAAAACGGAGGTATCAGTATTCTCAATACAACGCAATACGTATCGCGTTCCGGAAATCAGATAAGTTTTGACAATATAACATCCGGCTACAACGATAACTCCTTGTCCAACCAAACGGTACACTGTATCTATCAGGATCGCTTTGAAAACATCTGGATGGGAACCTATGGCGGAGGAATCAATATCATCAGCCACCAAGCGCCTTTTTTCAACCAATGGACGTATTCTTCGAACCCGGAAGTCGCCAACAGGCTGTCAAACAAAACAGCTTACGGGATTTGCACAGATGAAGATGGTCGTATTTGGGTTGGAACAGACGGAGGCGGAATTGATGTATTTGAAAACGGGTTTAAAGTTAAGATGATAAACGAGTCCAATTCGAAACTCACCGATGATGCGGTACTTGCAGCATATCGTGATTCGAAAGGCAATCTTTGGTTTGGAACCTGGGCTGGCGGAGTCTCGATCCTAAAACAAAATTCGACAAAAGTAGAACCTTTTCCAATCGAGGGTATTGGCGATGTGCGTTGTTTTTCGGAAGACAGGTACGGAAGAATTTGGATCGGTAGCTCGAACCGACTTTACCAATACGATCCGCAAACTGACAAAGTAAATGCGTTTAACTCGACAAATTCTCCGTTAAATGGCGACTACCTCCGAAGTATCTGCCATACTTCCAACGGGCAAATGTGGATCGGGTATTTTGGTGCGGGAGTAGCTGTTTTTAATGAAAACCTGGAATTACTGAAGAGTTTTGATACAAACTCCGGACTTCCTTCAAATTTAATCAATCATCTTTTTTACGATCGTTCGGGTAATGTTTGGGCTGGATCCGGAGATGGCTTAATTCTGTTTCATCCCGAAGATCCGGATCAGTTTACCATTTTTAATGATAAGAATCTGATCAGTGATCCGCACATACGGGCAATTGCAGAAGATGCGAATAATAAACTCTGGTGCAGTACTACAAGCGGTATAATTTGTTACGACCAAAATTCAAATAAATTCTACAATTATCTCCCCCGGCAGTACGAAGGCATTCCATTAGGGAGCTTCATCTCAGGTTCTGTTATAAATGACAACAATGAATGGATCATGTTTGGGTCTGAAAACGGTCTCTGCTTTTTCGATCCAAGGCGCCTGCCCTCTGATTTGACACTTCCCCCGGTTGTAATGACCGACTTCAGTGTGTACGACAAAAAAGTTCGGTTATCCGAACAAGAGAACTCAATTCCGGTGAAGTCACATATTAACTTATCCTATCAGCAAAACACGTTCAAGGTATCCTTCAGCGTACTTGATGTCGTCACGACCGACCTCGTGGAATACAGCTACCAGCTCCAGGGTTTGGAAGAACAATGGTACAATGCCCGCGATGATCACTCAATCACCTTCCGTAATGTTCCTTACGGGAGATACAAATTCAACATTAAAGCAAAAATAAGAAACCAGGAAGGATCTGGAGAACTTTCGTCCTGGAGTATTTACATCCACCCTCCTTTTTGGCTGAGTTGGTGGGCAAAAAGTATATACGCGATCCTTTTCATCATCGCTGTTTGGTACACCTTACGTTTCTACAAGCGCAAAATGGATTTGGAAAATTCATTAATTATTGAGAAAAGTAACCACCAAAAAGATCAGGAGCTTCATAACGAAAGACTCCGCTTTTTCACCAATATTGCGCACGAACTGCGAACACCGCTCACCTTGATTATGGGACCATTGGAGGACATGATTTCCGATGAGGATTTAACACAAAAACAAAGCGGGAAACTGAATGCTATCCGGAAAAGTACAAACCGGCTTTTGAACCTGATTAACCAGTTGATGGAGTTCCGAAAAACGGAAACACAGAACCGACAATTGACTGTTCGCGAAGGAATGCTGGATCGTTTAGTAACTGAAATTGGCTTGAAATACCAGGATCTGAACACCAATAAAAACCTGAAGGTTAGTGTTGACATCGCCGACGGTGATTACCGCATGTATTTTGATCAGGAGGCCATCACAGTTGTTCTGGATAACCTCATTTCGAATGCTTTCAAATTTACCGACTCCGGCATTATCAATATCGCATTGCACAATTTCGAGGAAAACGGAACGAGCTACACCGAAATTTCTGTCGCAGACTCGGGCAAAGGCATTCACGCCGACGCATTGCCTAAAATCTTCGATCGGTACTTCCAGGAAAAGAAGAGTGCTCAACGTTCCGGTACCGGAATTGGATTGGCTTTGGCGAAAAATCTGATCACCTTGCACCAAGGTGAGATAAAGGTAGAAAGTACCCCCGGAACCGGTACAACCTTCCATGTTATTTTGCAAAAGGCAAACAATTACCCCGACGCACGCCACGAAATCATCGATGTTATTCCAAGCGAGGAAGCATCTGAACTGGACAAAGAATTGCTTGCCATCGCCGCCGATGTTGAGATGGATCCTGAAAACCAAACGGCAGAACTGGCCAGCCAGAAAAACAAACAAATCATACTGGTAATTGAGGACAATAAAGACATCAACAACTACATCGTTGAATCATTATCCGAAAACTACCGGATTATTTCAGCCTTAAACGGCACCATTGGTCTCGAGAAAGCACAGCAATACAGCCCCGACCTGATTATTTCGGATGTGATGATGCCTGAAATGGATGGATTTGAATTGGTCGGCAAATTGAAGGAAGACATCCGAACCAGCCATATTCCGGTGATTTTATTAACCGCCAAAGATTCGCTTGCCGATAAAACGACCGGGTACGAACTGGGTGCCGAATCGTATATCACCAAACCGTTCACGGCCAAGCTTCTGCTTAGTCGAATAAAAAACATCCTGGAGACCCGGAAAAAGATTGCCGAACAGTTTAAAGAATCTGTTGACAAGAAGAGCTTCATGAATGAGTCTCTGAACAATCTGGACAAGGAATTTATCGAGTCAATAGCCAAGATCATTGAAGATAACCTGGATTCGGCTGCACTCGACGTCAACTTCCTGGCCGAGAAAATGGCCATGAGTCATTCAACCTTATACCGTAAGGTGAAAGCACTTACCGAGCAAACGGTTAATGAGTACATCCGGACCATTCGGATTCGGAAAGCCGAGGAATTTTTGATTACCGGCCGCTACTCGATTTCAGAGATCGCCTACATGATTGGAATGAGCAGCGGCAACTATTTCCGGAAGTGCTTTAAAGACGAATTTGGCGAAACACCGAGTGATTACCTGAAAAAGATTGCAGGCAGGGACGAATAA
- a CDS encoding nucleoside hydrolase, with the protein MKRFGLLVLSALLFTASAFAQEQSVDYNQVIKVRTRVIIDNDFGGDPDGLFQLAHHLLSPTVDVKAIIGSKHYDGGFYGYPGDATYSAKMASELLAVMHLSEKYSVYEGSSSELKDTLTPMESEGAKAIVREAMRDDVKEPLYVVCGAGLTNIASAWLMEPQIAERIILIWIGGTEYDGLATPPPGATKNWEYNTGIDAKACQVIFNQSNIPIWQVPRDAYRQALTSYAELTYKVKGMGDTGRFLVSRLDDLMKRADKGLGEAYALGDSPLVLLTALQSAWEVDPSSSKYAVKKAPRVNGKGYFEENRNGRGIRVYYDLDVRLMFEDFFAKLALFSGSPG; encoded by the coding sequence ATGAAAAGATTCGGATTATTGGTGCTAAGTGCACTGCTTTTCACGGCTTCAGCGTTTGCACAAGAACAATCAGTCGACTATAATCAGGTGATTAAAGTCAGAACGCGTGTCATTATTGATAATGACTTCGGCGGAGATCCCGACGGATTGTTTCAGTTGGCACACCACCTGCTGTCGCCGACAGTTGATGTGAAGGCAATTATTGGTTCTAAACATTATGATGGCGGGTTTTATGGTTACCCTGGAGATGCAACCTATTCGGCTAAAATGGCCAGCGAGTTACTGGCGGTTATGCATTTAAGCGAAAAATATAGCGTATACGAAGGTTCCAGTTCCGAGTTGAAGGATACCCTAACACCAATGGAGTCTGAAGGGGCCAAAGCCATTGTTCGGGAGGCTATGCGCGATGATGTAAAGGAGCCTCTTTATGTTGTTTGCGGCGCAGGTCTGACAAATATTGCCAGTGCCTGGTTAATGGAACCTCAAATTGCAGAACGGATTATTTTGATTTGGATTGGTGGTACCGAATATGACGGCTTGGCAACGCCACCACCGGGCGCAACAAAGAATTGGGAGTACAATACCGGAATTGACGCAAAAGCTTGCCAGGTAATCTTTAATCAGTCGAACATACCGATTTGGCAAGTGCCGCGCGATGCTTACCGGCAGGCTTTGACAAGCTACGCTGAGCTCACATACAAGGTAAAAGGTATGGGAGATACCGGACGCTTTCTCGTTAGTCGCCTGGACGATTTGATGAAAAGGGCTGACAAGGGATTAGGCGAAGCTTACGCTTTAGGCGATAGCCCGTTGGTGCTGTTAACAGCCCTGCAGTCGGCATGGGAAGTTGACCCATCGTCCAGCAAATATGCTGTGAAAAAGGCGCCGAGAGTAAACGGAAAAGGCTATTTCGAAGAGAATCGCAACGGCCGGGGAATAAGAGTCTATTACGACCTGGATGTTCGACTCATGTTTGAAGATTTTTTTGCCAAGCTAGCCTTATTCAGTGGATCACCTGGTTAA
- a CDS encoding glycoside hydrolase family 30 protein: protein MCIRKIFALLVFASASFVLNAQSVSWVSSTENNTWEQKTLKLEKAAAISPVLELNGDEELLTFKAWGTCFNERGWDALNLLPRNQQETILSQLFSPDGDLRFSIGRFSINANDYARDWYSCDEVSGDFQLKYFNIDRDKTTLIPFIKAAQEKNPDLTFWISPWSPPSWMKINHYYSVVSNADHNKLDPKLNYLLFEDSEKTYEGVFPAKLAVNDYFIQDPRYLQTYANYFCKFIDAYAAEGIPVNQVMFQNEAWSYTPYPGCAWTPDGIIRFNTEYLAPTLKKQHPEVDLYFGTINTNHYEVIDEVLSDPRMPETFKGVGFQWEGGQILPRIREKYPNYKYVQTESECGWGSFDWGAAEHTFNLINHYLGNGCEEYTFWNAILADDGVSGWGWKQNALIRVDSEAKTATYTPEYFAVKHYTHFLSSGSRIMAFKKGKEDKMPVMVVKNPQGQYVVFAGNFNEESKSMTVKLGARFLEVSLKAHSLNTFEVK, encoded by the coding sequence ATGTGTATAAGGAAAATCTTTGCCCTGTTGGTCTTTGCGTCAGCAAGTTTTGTGCTTAATGCGCAGTCCGTTAGTTGGGTAAGTAGTACGGAAAACAATACCTGGGAACAAAAGACATTAAAACTTGAAAAAGCAGCAGCGATAAGTCCTGTTTTAGAATTAAACGGCGATGAAGAGCTTTTAACCTTCAAAGCTTGGGGGACCTGCTTTAACGAACGTGGCTGGGATGCGCTGAATCTGCTTCCCCGCAATCAACAAGAAACCATTTTGAGTCAGTTATTTTCGCCCGATGGTGATCTCCGGTTTTCGATCGGCCGTTTTTCCATTAATGCCAACGATTATGCACGCGACTGGTACAGCTGCGACGAAGTAAGCGGCGATTTCCAGTTGAAATATTTCAACATCGATCGCGATAAAACCACACTGATTCCATTCATCAAAGCAGCGCAGGAAAAGAACCCGGATTTGACTTTCTGGATTTCGCCCTGGTCGCCACCGTCGTGGATGAAAATCAATCACTACTATTCGGTGGTGAGCAATGCTGATCACAATAAGTTAGATCCAAAACTAAATTACCTGCTTTTTGAAGACAGCGAAAAAACATATGAGGGAGTATTCCCGGCAAAATTGGCAGTAAACGATTATTTTATCCAGGACCCTCGATATTTGCAGACCTATGCGAATTACTTCTGCAAGTTCATCGATGCCTATGCAGCAGAAGGAATTCCGGTTAACCAGGTAATGTTCCAGAATGAAGCCTGGAGTTACACACCTTATCCAGGCTGTGCCTGGACTCCGGACGGGATTATTCGCTTTAATACCGAATACCTTGCTCCGACCTTAAAAAAGCAACATCCGGAAGTTGATTTGTATTTTGGAACCATTAATACCAACCATTACGAAGTTATTGACGAAGTCCTTTCCGATCCGCGGATGCCGGAAACCTTTAAAGGGGTCGGGTTTCAGTGGGAGGGTGGACAAATTCTTCCTCGTATTCGCGAAAAATACCCGAACTACAAATACGTGCAAACCGAGAGTGAGTGTGGTTGGGGCTCGTTCGACTGGGGAGCGGCCGAGCATACCTTCAACCTCATCAACCATTACCTTGGAAATGGTTGCGAAGAATACACTTTCTGGAATGCGATCCTGGCAGATGATGGCGTGAGCGGCTGGGGCTGGAAACAGAATGCGCTGATCCGTGTTGATTCGGAAGCAAAGACAGCTACCTACACGCCCGAATATTTTGCCGTTAAGCATTACACGCATTTCCTGAGTTCGGGAAGTCGAATTATGGCTTTCAAAAAGGGGAAAGAAGACAAAATGCCGGTGATGGTCGTCAAAAATCCACAGGGGCAGTATGTTGTTTTTGCCGGAAACTTTAATGAAGAAAGCAAATCAATGACCGTAAAACTCGGTGCGCGTTTTTTAGAGGTCTCGCTGAAAGCTCATTCACTAAACACATTCGAAGTGAAATAA
- a CDS encoding PKD domain-containing protein — MKYYNRINLRVLAVISLLALFVAGCKDDPADPTGDFSFTVSSDNTLSVSFAASGADADAVTWDFGDGETSTSIRPVHTYAAGGTYTVTLTLFGASGSTPAKVTQAVVVVDSPVAGFTFVKEYMMITFTNTTTYADSYSWDFGDGETSTDENPVHTYAAAGDYTVTLNVTGAAGSNPSSVSKTVSPSEVPFTAIAIENGDFQLPGTGKIPNWETVPGWSSDTQVNDSGVDGPDGNGNFWGYLWNKEPEVYQLTNHVIAEGEEYKITLDAWDAWSGGDNFTVTLYYNNGDGIRQVIETHTFETLGTGLEFVTMATSASVGGRLGIQLKANAIGNLGWLNNGWTAFDNVKLFVR, encoded by the coding sequence ATGAAATATTATAATAGAATCAATTTAAGAGTTTTAGCGGTTATTTCGCTGCTCGCCTTGTTTGTTGCGGGATGCAAGGACGACCCTGCAGATCCTACCGGAGATTTTAGCTTTACGGTTAGTTCGGATAATACCCTATCGGTTTCCTTTGCCGCGTCTGGCGCTGATGCCGATGCAGTGACCTGGGACTTTGGCGATGGAGAGACGTCCACGTCAATCCGCCCGGTGCACACGTATGCCGCAGGTGGAACTTATACCGTTACGCTGACTTTATTTGGAGCTAGTGGTTCAACGCCCGCAAAAGTTACACAGGCTGTTGTTGTGGTCGATAGTCCGGTGGCTGGATTTACCTTTGTAAAGGAATATATGATGATAACCTTTACCAATACAACCACATATGCTGATTCATATTCCTGGGATTTTGGCGACGGTGAAACCTCGACAGACGAGAATCCCGTTCACACCTACGCTGCTGCCGGCGACTATACCGTGACATTGAATGTAACAGGAGCCGCAGGATCTAATCCTTCATCCGTCTCAAAAACCGTTAGTCCGTCTGAAGTTCCGTTTACAGCGATTGCGATTGAGAACGGAGATTTCCAACTTCCGGGAACCGGAAAAATACCAAACTGGGAAACCGTGCCGGGTTGGAGTAGTGATACGCAAGTCAATGATTCGGGTGTCGATGGGCCGGATGGTAATGGAAACTTCTGGGGCTATTTGTGGAATAAAGAACCCGAAGTGTATCAGTTGACAAACCATGTGATTGCTGAAGGTGAGGAATACAAGATTACCCTTGATGCATGGGATGCCTGGTCAGGTGGTGATAACTTTACCGTTACATTGTACTACAACAATGGCGACGGAATCCGCCAGGTTATAGAAACGCACACATTTGAAACCTTGGGAACGGGCCTCGAATTCGTAACCATGGCAACTTCTGCATCAGTGGGAGGGCGCTTGGGAATTCAGTTGAAAGCCAATGCAATTGGCAATTTAGGTTGGCTTAACAATGGTTGGACAGCATTTGATAATGTCAAATTATTCGTTAGATAA
- a CDS encoding sugar-binding domain-containing protein: protein MKKSIDLLICTLSFVFLLGACTPHSNQASGNIERKQSFDFDWRFALGEQPNAENSNFDDSGWRQLDLPHDWSIEDKIAPDNPTGNDGGYFPAGIGWYRKSFTIPKEWNGEKIGIYFEGVYMNSEVFINGKSLGVHPYGYTSFDYDLTSFIRFGKENILAVRVDNSLQKNCRWYSGSGIYRHVWLTVNTPVHIAHWGVAITAPAITTDSATVEIKTIVKNETGKQQTIRLVTELMDKNSDRVGSGELSIEMASNSQEEVTQSILVHNPMLWTPDSPELYTANSIIQKDGNEIDKVANKFGIRTINYSAEKGFELNGKTIKLNGGCVHHDNGVLGAAAYDRAEERKVELLKDAGFNAVRTSHNPPSEAFLDACDRLGLLVIDEAFDGWRQAKDPTPHDYSTIFDENWQSDLEAMVLRDRNHPSIVMWSSGNEIMERTSPEAVKTAHMLNSHIRELDPTRPVTSAMCSWNQGWEIFDPLMAEHDICGYNYMMHESESDHKRVPNRVILQTESYPKDAFYNWQMVHNNDYIIGDFVWTAMDYLGESSIGRYYYPWEPEGQHWERNFFPWHGAYCGDIDLNGWRKPISHYRNLLWNDTEKLYLAVREPNPAKGAIKTTMWAVWPTWESWNWPGFENENIDVEVYSKYPIVRLYLNDKLIGEKQTGLEQKYKATFSVPYAPGTLKAVGIDGGKNEVETTVLKTAGEPSQLKLSADRQLLKANGQDLSYVTVEVTDAEGNLVPNAENKLEFSIRGEGVIAGVGNANLKSTEQYVSDQCTVWNGRAQVVVRSPKNPGELVLNVSSPGLEGAEIQIRSN from the coding sequence ATGAAAAAATCAATAGACCTTCTGATTTGTACGTTGTCTTTTGTCTTCCTTTTGGGGGCTTGTACTCCGCATAGCAACCAGGCATCCGGAAATATCGAAAGGAAGCAAAGCTTTGATTTCGACTGGCGGTTTGCTTTGGGCGAACAGCCGAATGCCGAGAATTCGAATTTCGATGATTCGGGTTGGAGACAACTGGATTTACCCCACGATTGGAGCATTGAGGATAAGATTGCACCGGATAACCCAACGGGTAATGATGGAGGGTATTTCCCTGCAGGGATTGGCTGGTACCGGAAAAGTTTTACGATTCCCAAAGAGTGGAATGGAGAAAAAATCGGAATCTATTTCGAAGGAGTTTACATGAACTCGGAAGTGTTCATCAACGGCAAATCGCTTGGAGTGCATCCTTATGGGTATACTTCATTCGATTACGATCTGACTTCTTTTATCCGTTTCGGAAAAGAAAATATACTGGCGGTTCGGGTGGATAATTCATTGCAAAAAAACTGCCGTTGGTACAGCGGATCCGGTATTTACCGTCACGTTTGGCTGACAGTGAACACTCCGGTACACATTGCACATTGGGGCGTAGCGATCACTGCTCCGGCGATTACAACGGATAGTGCTACCGTCGAAATAAAGACGATCGTTAAAAATGAAACGGGAAAACAACAAACCATCCGGTTGGTGACAGAACTGATGGATAAAAATTCGGATAGGGTTGGAAGTGGCGAATTGAGCATTGAGATGGCCTCGAATAGTCAGGAAGAGGTAACACAAAGTATTCTTGTTCATAATCCGATGCTGTGGACGCCGGACAGTCCTGAACTTTATACGGCAAATTCAATCATTCAAAAAGACGGGAATGAGATTGATAAAGTAGCAAACAAATTTGGCATTCGCACCATCAACTATTCGGCCGAAAAAGGATTTGAACTCAATGGTAAAACCATCAAGTTGAACGGAGGTTGTGTTCATCACGACAACGGTGTTTTGGGAGCTGCGGCTTACGACCGGGCTGAAGAGCGGAAAGTTGAATTGTTAAAGGACGCTGGTTTCAACGCGGTAAGAACCTCGCACAACCCGCCGTCGGAAGCATTTTTGGATGCTTGCGACCGACTGGGGCTCCTGGTAATTGACGAAGCATTTGATGGCTGGAGACAGGCCAAAGATCCAACACCGCATGACTACTCCACTATTTTTGATGAAAATTGGCAAAGCGATCTGGAAGCTATGGTTTTGAGGGATCGCAATCATCCGTCGATCGTGATGTGGAGCAGTGGAAACGAAATTATGGAACGCACGTCGCCTGAAGCGGTTAAGACTGCCCACATGCTGAATAGTCATATTCGCGAGCTCGATCCCACGAGGCCAGTCACTTCGGCCATGTGCAGCTGGAATCAGGGCTGGGAAATTTTCGATCCACTGATGGCCGAACACGACATTTGCGGCTATAACTACATGATGCACGAATCTGAGTCCGATCACAAACGGGTTCCTAATCGGGTAATTTTGCAAACCGAGTCGTATCCGAAAGATGCTTTTTACAACTGGCAGATGGTTCACAATAACGATTACATTATTGGCGACTTTGTGTGGACGGCAATGGACTACCTGGGAGAATCCAGCATTGGTCGTTACTACTATCCGTGGGAGCCGGAAGGGCAACACTGGGAACGCAACTTTTTCCCATGGCATGGTGCGTATTGCGGTGATATTGATCTGAATGGATGGCGCAAGCCGATTTCGCATTATCGCAATCTTTTGTGGAACGACACGGAAAAACTTTACCTGGCAGTTCGTGAGCCCAATCCGGCCAAAGGAGCGATAAAAACAACCATGTGGGCCGTTTGGCCAACTTGGGAAAGCTGGAACTGGCCGGGCTTTGAAAATGAAAATATTGATGTTGAAGTGTATTCAAAATATCCAATTGTCCGCTTGTATTTAAACGACAAGTTAATCGGTGAAAAACAGACCGGATTGGAACAGAAATACAAGGCAACTTTTAGTGTGCCATATGCTCCAGGTACCTTAAAAGCAGTCGGTATCGATGGTGGAAAGAATGAAGTTGAAACAACCGTTTTGAAAACCGCGGGAGAACCATCGCAGCTAAAATTATCAGCTGATCGTCAATTACTAAAAGCAAACGGACAGGATTTGTCGTACGTCACAGTTGAGGTGACGGACGCAGAAGGCAACCTTGTACCCAATGCTGAAAATAAACTTGAATTTTCGATTCGTGGAGAAGGTGTTATTGCCGGAGTCGGTAATGCCAACCTGAAGAGTACAGAGCAATATGTTAGTGATCAATGTACGGTTTGGAATGGCCGTGCGCAAGTAGTAGTTAGAAGTCCTAAAAATCCGGGGGAACTCGTTCTCAATGTAAGTTCGCCCGGATTGGAGGGGGCCGAAATTCAAATTCGCTCAAATTGA